Proteins from a genomic interval of Balaenoptera musculus isolate JJ_BM4_2016_0621 chromosome 16, mBalMus1.pri.v3, whole genome shotgun sequence:
- the CXCL12 gene encoding stromal cell-derived factor 1 isoform X1, which yields MDAKIVAVLALVLAALCLSDGKPVSLSYRCPCRFFESHVARANVKHLKILNTPNCALQIVARLKNNNRQVCIDPKLKWIQEYLEKALNKPSPTLLGLTSALGTNLASTTVGTTSRS from the exons ATGGATGCCAAGATCGTCGCTGTGCTGGCCCTCGTGCTGGCTGCGCTGTGCCTCAGCGACG GGAAACCGGTCAGCCTGAGCTACAGATGCCCTTGCCGATTCTTTGAGAGCCACGTCGCCAGAGCCAATGTCAAGCATCTCAAAATCCTCAACACTCCGAATTGTGCCCTTCAGATCGT GGCAAGGCTGAAGAACAACAATAGACAAGTGTGCATCGACCCGAAATTGAAGTGGATTCAGGAATACCTGGAGAAAGCTTTAAACAA ACCCAGTCCCACACTCTTGGGCCTGACCTCTGCCCTGGGAACCAACCTGGCCAGCACCACTGTCGGCACCACCAGCAGGAGCTGA
- the CXCL12 gene encoding stromal cell-derived factor 1 isoform X2, with product MDAKIVAVLALVLAALCLSDGKPVSLSYRCPCRFFESHVARANVKHLKILNTPNCALQIVARLKNNNRQVCIDPKLKWIQEYLEKALNKRFKM from the exons ATGGATGCCAAGATCGTCGCTGTGCTGGCCCTCGTGCTGGCTGCGCTGTGCCTCAGCGACG GGAAACCGGTCAGCCTGAGCTACAGATGCCCTTGCCGATTCTTTGAGAGCCACGTCGCCAGAGCCAATGTCAAGCATCTCAAAATCCTCAACACTCCGAATTGTGCCCTTCAGATCGT GGCAAGGCTGAAGAACAACAATAGACAAGTGTGCATCGACCCGAAATTGAAGTGGATTCAGGAATACCTGGAGAAAGCTTTAAACAA GAGGTTCAAGATGTGA
- the CXCL12 gene encoding stromal cell-derived factor 1 isoform X3: MDAKIVAVLALVLAALCLSDGKPVSLSYRCPCRFFESHVARANVKHLKILNTPNCALQIVARLKNNNRQVCIDPKLKWIQEYLEKALNKGRREEKVGKKEKIGKKKRQKKRKAAQKRKN, from the exons ATGGATGCCAAGATCGTCGCTGTGCTGGCCCTCGTGCTGGCTGCGCTGTGCCTCAGCGACG GGAAACCGGTCAGCCTGAGCTACAGATGCCCTTGCCGATTCTTTGAGAGCCACGTCGCCAGAGCCAATGTCAAGCATCTCAAAATCCTCAACACTCCGAATTGTGCCCTTCAGATCGT GGCAAGGCTGAAGAACAACAATAGACAAGTGTGCATCGACCCGAAATTGAAGTGGATTCAGGAATACCTGGAGAAAGCTTTAAACAA GGGGcgcagagaagaaaaagtggggaaaaaagaaaagataggaaaaaagaagcgacagaagaagagaaaggctgctcagaaaaggaaaaactag